The Montipora capricornis isolate CH-2021 chromosome 3, ASM3666992v2, whole genome shotgun sequence genome window below encodes:
- the LOC138041597 gene encoding LOW QUALITY PROTEIN: LRP2-binding protein-like (The sequence of the model RefSeq protein was modified relative to this genomic sequence to represent the inferred CDS: inserted 1 base in 1 codon): MADEETNTRRAFSCPVGPITDRKLSAEKLPNTRTFSVGEEEKIEEHEISDDFLEEMLIDRASGGDNLAKFQLGQFYFEREVYEKALIAFERIKNTDFQAKYQLGVMYYDGIGTKSDPEKGVRLLKEIADSTSLDAIHLVPFAQYNVGRAYYEGFGVKQSDGEAERWFITAAQNGDPGGSIKAQTVLGLFYSRPGEESFDLQKAYFWHQEXTGNGSLESQGALGVLFEYGIGVRRNSESAFKCLKGALP; this comes from the exons atggcggatgagGAAACAAACACTAGGCGAGCGTTTTCTTGTCCCGTTGGACCGATTACTGATCGAAAATTAAGCGCTGAAAAACTTCCAAATACAAGAACCTTCTCTGTGggtgaagaagaaaaaatagagGAACACGAAATATCAGATGATTTTCTCGAAGAAATGCTAATTGATCGTGCAAGTGGCGGAGATAATCTTGCCAAGTTTCAACTGGGAcaattttattttgagcgtgAAGTCTATGAAAAGGCTCTAATTGCATTCGAGAGAATCAAGAATACGGATTTTCAAGCCAAGTATCAACTAGGAGTCATGTACTACGATGGAATAGGGACAAAATCCGACCCG gaGAAAGGAGTTAGATTGTTAAAGGAGATTGCAGATTCCACCAGCCTTGATGCAATTCACCTAGTTCCTTTTGCCCAGTATAATGTTGGTAGAGCTTACTATGAAGGATTTGGTGTCAAACAGTCAGATGGTGAAGCAGAAAGGTGGTTTATAACAGCTGCCCAAAATGGCGATCCTGGTGGTAGTATTAAGGCACAGACAGTCCTTGGTCTGTTCTACTCACGGCCAGGAGAGGAATCTTTTGATTTACAAAAG gCTTATTTCTGGCATCAAG CCACAGGAAATGGTAGTCTTGAGTCACAAG GTGCATTGGGAGTGTTGTTTGAGTATGGCATTGGCGTTCGCCGCAATAGTGAATCTGCATTTAAGTGCCTCAAAGGAGCTCTGCCATAG
- the LOC138043859 gene encoding uncharacterized protein, whose protein sequence is MVDYFLSLNVASSKSQVERARETFHKHGISTWMCTDLEGGDVFREEILANVRDAKVFLIFVNEKWAQSQECAFECHYAMRKKLVNQKPVIMPVITERFDIEKYAHVDALMANFQGVFMADCANEQEAFDLIMERLKNVVPPKDEGQAPKPVPKAAKLSETESKQLSIVTKSLNTKGPQTLPSGKWQGFFVDKRALRGHDSGSKWLIDVDITFYDRNTFTGTGRDDIGPFNFTNGYVTGNAVQFVKDYGTHRVLYEGQVMGVQMSGRWKLETHWNVNGEWAMWPIS, encoded by the exons ATGGTTGACTATTTCTTGAGTTTGAACGTGGCATCCTCCAAGAGTCAAGTGGAAAGAGCGCGAGAAACATTCCACAA GCATGGTATCTCCACTTGGATGTGCACAGATCTTGAAGGAGGCGACGTATTTCGTGAAGAGATTTTAGCCAATGTCCGAGATGCCAAAGTTTTCCTCATTTTTGTGAATGAGAAGTGGGCCCAATCACAGGAATGTGCCTTTGAGTGTCATTATGCAATG CGCAAAAAACTGGTGAACCAGAAGCCCGTCATTATGCCCGTCATTACGGAACGTTTCGATATTGAAAAGTACGCCCATGTGGATGCTTTGATGGCCAATTTCCAAGGAGTATTCATGGCCGAT TGTGCAAACGAACAAGAAGCCTTCGACTTGATAATGGAGAGGTTGAAGAACGTGGTACCGCCCAAAGATGAGGGTCAAGCTCCCAAACCGGTACCAAAAGCAGCTAAGCTCTCAGAAACTGAATCCAAACAACTGTCCATTGTTACGAAATCACTGAATACAAAAGGTCCACAAACATTACCATCAG GCAAATGGCAAGGATTCTTCGTCGACAAGCGTGCGCTTCGAGGACACGACTCAGGAAGTAAATGGCTCATTGACGTCGATATCACTTTTTACGATAGAAATACATTTACCGGAACAGGCAGAGATGACATTGGACCCTTCAACTTTACAAATGGATATGTAACTG GTAATGCAGTGCAGTTTGTCAAGGATTATGGAACACACAGAGTGCTATACGAAGGTCAGGTGATGGGAGTGCAAATGTCTGGCCGTTGGAAACTGGAGACACACTGGAACGTCAATGGAGAATGGGCCATGTGGCCAATCAGCTAA
- the LOC138041598 gene encoding uncharacterized protein yields MDLVDLLRVATKEQLFQFNGALYEQTDGVAMGSPLGPLLANVFMTSIEENLERQGKLPSFYRRYVDDTLTIMPNMVAASSFLDTLNLAHSSVKFTMETESNGMLPFLGTQLLNRSPRIETKVYVKPTNSGLLLHFQSNVDNRYKNGLLRTMLDRAHRLSSSWSHFSDECDRLKSVFSRLKYPKQLVNSTIKRFVDSKVCDQPRPLSTAQETDNMVRVVLPFKDQNSAEFVKKQLKDLSLKVNKTIQPVFTSRKIEQELKVKEAKAPIINQQCVVYKFQCDLCDEGYVGYTRGHLHNRVKGHKQQSSAIARHYKNAHGSIPRDLLKRFEVLKKCKNKFDCLVFEMLFIRTLKPSLNVQSDSIRAKVFL; encoded by the exons ATGGACCTTGTTGACCTTCTCAGAGTAGCTACAAAAGAACAACTTTTCCAATTCAATGGAGCCTTGTATGAACAGACTGATGGTGTGGCCATGGGTTCTCCCCTTGGCCCCTTGCTCGCTAATGTTTTCATGACCTCAATCGAAGAAAACCTCGAACGACAAGGAAAACTCCCTTCGTTCTATCGAAGATATGTAGACGACACCCTGACCATCATGCCGAATATGGTGGCAGCATCTAGCTTTCTAGACacattaaaccttgcacattcaTCCGT CAAATTCACCATGGAAACTGAAAGCAATGGTATGTTGCCATTTCTGGGAACTCAGTTACTGAATCGATCTCCCCGGATAGAGACAAAGGTCTACGTAAAACCCACGAATTCAGGTCtccttctgcattttcagagCAATGTTGACAATCGGTACAAGAATGGCTTGCTGAGAACTATGCTCGATCGAGCACACCGTTTATCTTCTTCTTGGTCACACTTCTCAGACGAATGTGACCGTTTGAAGTCAGTTTTCTCACGCCTAAAGTACCCGAAACAACTCGTAAATTCCACTATCAAACGCTTTGTTGACTCAAAGGTCTGCGACCAAccgcgacctttatcaacagccCAAGAGACGGATAACATGGTTCGAGTagtcttgccatttaaagaccaaaactcagcagaatttgtaaaaaaacaacttaaggatttgagcctgaaagtaaacaaaaccatccagcctgtatttaccagcagaaaaattgaacaggaactgaaagtgaaagaggcaaaggcgccgatcataaatcagcagtgtgttgtatataaatttcaatgtgacctttgtgatgaaggttatgtaggctacacacgcggacatttacacaatcgtgtaaagggacataagcaacagtcctcggctattgccagacactataagaacgcacacgggtcgatccctcgggacctgcttaaacgctttgaggtgctcaaaaaatgtaaaaacaaatttgattgcttagtgtttgaaatgttatttataagaacacttaagcctagcctcaatgtgcaatcggattccattcgtgctaaagtattcttatag
- the LOC138041035 gene encoding protein O-mannosyl-transferase TMTC1-like, whose protein sequence is MGVKSGGHTSRGQLRQNNSCVPCNIPLPELCKRLGYGAIAFTSIACYLNTLEYALVHDDVFAIKDNLDIRPETPLQNLLSNDFWGKPMWSNTSHKSYRPLCTLTFRMNYAIHGLNPLGYHAVNVVLHCLVCLLYTYMCDVVAFKSFPLAILAGLLFSTHPVHTEAVTGVVGRADVLGCLLILLSFLAFVRSTESEVCYSLMYIAVCVVFGSMAMLVKEHGITVFGICIIYDCLVVNKELFWRLLRTREILSFESGTVKLLLMRILILSATVLSLMTFRIWMLGGHLPHFTKQDNPASFSDSLGTRIMTYWYLIVCNAWLLLSPSVLSYDWQMGSIPLVETVLDSRNLATFVFVVVAALLAHLGLLSKNINPNEQDVVVLSLAFLVIPFLPASNLFFRVGFVVAERILYVPSMGFCVLVVCGLNKLVSIGRQNTSDLHSVNQSERKVDLISSDTGVISKLRKIWLFAVFVLIGLFCWKVVLHNRVWSSRETLFRSGVETLPHNAKAHYNFANFLKDAGRDKEAIHHYEAALRLAPDHVSAHNNLGTLLDSNEEALEHFYQAIRHDPYHANSYFNLGTRMASLKRLPEAEKMLKEALRINPTYFDAVMNLAGVLNDQGRAEEAEVFYKKALSLEPENADAHNNYAVFMGKIGRTNQAIEQYHTALRLNPKHSVALVNMARELRAIGNIREAEQAYKRALSIKRESNTLQLLGVLYYHENQFNEAELAWKEAIQLDPSNVETRSNYAILLGQTNRSNEAVNILKGVVLDDPQNRKHYKTLAGMYAENGQVNSALRIITNALNLFGGDADLYFHQGSFYKDLNDMQQAKKSFQKALQLDPNHFSAHLNLGVIFHLEGNYVDARLHYQSASKLDPSNSVLKQNFAKLQRLEMSEKQKRTG, encoded by the exons ATGGGCGTCAAGTCTGGCGGTCACACATCAAGAGGGCAACTTCGCCAAAATAACTCGTGTGTTCCTTGTAATATTCCTTTGCCGGAGTTGTGTAAACGTTTAGGATACGGAGCAATTGCATTCACCTCTATTGCATGCTATTTGAACACCCTTGAGTACGCTTTGGTTCACGACGATGTTTTCGCGATCAAAGACAACTTGGACATTCGTCCAGAAACTCCACtgcaaaatttactctccaacgACTTCTGGGGCAAACCAATGTGGAGCAATACAAGTCATAAGTCGTACAGACCGCTCTGCACGCTTACATTTCGGATGAATTACGCCATACACGGACTCAACCCTCTTGGTTATCATGCGGTGAACGTTGTTTTGCATTGTTTGGTCTGCTTGTTGTACACTTATATGTGCGATGTGGTGGCTTTTAAGTCCTTCCCACTCGCCATCCTAGCCGGTCTTTTGTTTTCTACACACCCTGTTCACACGGAAGCT GTGACTGGCGTTGTAGGACGTGCAGATGTATTGGGATGTTTGCTCATTTTACTCTCATTCTTGGCTTTTGTAAG GTCAACAGAAAGTGAGGTCTGTTACTCTCTAATGTACATAGCTGTCTGTGTTGTCTTTGGTTCCATGGCAATGCTCGTGAAGGAGCATGGCATTACTGTATTTGGCATCTGCATCATCTATGATTGTTTAGTCGTCAACAAGGAATTATTTTGGAG GCTTTTAAGAACTAGAGAAATTCTGTCCTTTGAAAGTGGAACAGTTAAGCTGCTTTTGATGAGGATCCTCATACTTTCTGCAACA GTTTTATCACTTATGACCTTCAGGATATGGATGCTTGGAGGCCATCTTCCACATTTCACGAAGCAGGACAATCCAGCATCATTCTCAGACTCTCTTGGCACTCGCATCATGACCTATTGGTATTTGATTGTATGTAATGCTTGGCTCTTGCTTTCGCCAAGTGTCTTGAGCTACGATTGGCAGATGGGCAGCATACCACTTGTGGAAACGGTGCTGGATTCTCGTAATTTAGCAACATTTGTTTTCGTTGTAGTAGCAGCACTTTTGGCCCACTTGGGTTTGCTATCAAAAAATATTAAT CCCAACGAACAGGACGTTGTTGTCCTTTCACTGGCTTTCTTGGTTATTCCTTTCCTACCAGCATCCAATTTGTTCTTTAGAGTAGGATTTGTTGTTGCAGAAAGAATTTTGTATGTGCCAAG cATGGGTTTTTGTGTGCTGGTTGTTTGCGGCCTCAACAAATTGGTAAGCATTGGAAGGCAAAATACTTCAGATCTTCACAGCGTCAATCAAAGTGAGAGAAAGGTGGATTTGATTAGCTCAGACACTGGGGTGATATCCAAGCTTAGGAAAATTTGGTTGTTCGCAGTCTTTGTTTTAATTGGACTATTTTGCTGGAAAGTTGTTCTTCATAACCGAGTGTGGAGCAGCCGAGAGACCCTGTTCAg ATCTGGAGTTGAAACCCTGCCTCACAATGCTAAAGCTCATTATAACTTTGCCAATTTTCTGAAGGATGCTGGCCGGGACAAGGAAGCTATACACCATTATGAAGCAGCACTTCG GTTGGCTCCAGACCATGTCAGTGCTCATAATAATTTAGGTACTCTTTTGGACAGCAATGAG GAAGCTTTGGAGCATTTTTATCAAGCCATTAGGCATGATCCTTACCATGCAAACTCGTATTTCAATCTTGGGACACGTATGGC GTCTTTGAAACGTTTACCTGAGGCTGAAAAGATGCTTAAAGAGGCGCTGAG GATAAATCCGACATACTTTGATGCAGTGATGAATCTTGCTGGTGTTCTGAACGACCAAGGGAGAGCAGAGGAAGCTGAAGTTTTCTATAAAAAGGCCCTGAGTTTAGAGCCAGAGAATGCTGATGCGCACAACAACTACGCAGTTTTCATGGGAAAGATAG GTCGAACAAACCAAGCGATTGAGCAATACCATACTGCATTAAGACTTAATCCCAAGCACTCTGTGGCGTTGGTGAACATGGCACGTGAGCTTCGTGCTATTGGAAACATTCGAGAGGCGGAACAGGCTTATAAAAG AGCTTTATCAATAAAAAGAGAGTCAAACACTTTACAGCTTCTCGGAGTGTTATATTACCACGAAAACCAGTTCAACGAAGCTGAATTGGCTTGGAAAGAAGCAATCCAGCTGGATCCATCAAATGTCGAGACGCGATCAAATTAT GCCATTCTTCTTGGTCAGACAAATCGTTCGAACGAGGCCGTGAATATTCTCAAGGGAGTTGTACTAGACGATCCTCAGAACCGTAAACACTATAAAACGTTGGCGGGAATGTATGCCGAGAACGGACAAGTCAATAGC GCTTTACGAATTATCACCAACGCCCTGAATCTCTTCGGTGGAGATGCGGACCTATATTTTCATCAAGGAAGCTTTTATAAAGATTTAAATGATATGCAACAAGCCAAAAAG